Proteins encoded together in one Oncorhynchus mykiss isolate Arlee chromosome 7, USDA_OmykA_1.1, whole genome shotgun sequence window:
- the sox12 gene encoding transcription factor SOX-12: MTPAVILSRASSSIMVQQRGHKYPAVMDSDMSQEVFLGLGADDREEIFGRLPSNKDPNWCKTPTGHIKRPMNAFMVWSQIERRKIMEQWPDMHNAEISKRLGKRWKLLPDYEKIPFIKEAERLRLKHMADYPDYKYRPRKKSKSSIPVRVGDKVPLKTSKSHQGSRASASATSTATSRGLKIRTPSSKHRASFDSNKFKGYDEGISDDDTVDVELASPMTSQPGGQRPASLGVFHHQQAAMTPGEQQTQLAAQLRVKVSTTTSHQPTSKLPVGLSSGSPVPHSLPESSPRVSSSSEPLAPLSSTGRSSTGRSSTPTSTSSSSFVSSASSDEELDEEILHIISNANFDTMPMDCSTLDKDFDATFHTNSGSHFDFPDYCTPEVNEMISGDLLVPSISDLVFTY, from the coding sequence ATGACTCCAGCCGTCATTTTGAGTAGAGCGTCTTCCTCCATCATGGTACAGCAAAGGGGACACAAATACCCAGCAGTTATGGACAGTGATATGAGCCAAGAGGTTTTCTTGGGACTGGGTGCAGATGACAGGGAGGAGATTTTTGGACGGTTGCCCTCCAACAAAGACCCCAACTGGTGCAAGACTCCCACGGGTCACATCAAGAGGCCCATGAATGCATTCATGGTCTGGTCGCAGATCGAGAGACGGAAGATCATGGAACAGTGGCCAGACATGCACAATGCAGAGATCTCCAAACGCCTAGGCAAGCGCTGGAAACTCCTCCCCGACTATGAGAAGATCCCCTTCATCAAGGAAGCGGAGAGGCTCCGGCTAAAGCACATGGCCGACTACCCCGACTACAAGTACAGGCCCCGGAAGAAGAGCAAGAGCTCCATTCCCGTGCGGGTTGGGGACAAGGTCCCCTTGAAGACAAGCAAGTCCCACCAGGGTAGTCGCGCATCTGCTTCCGCAACCTCCACCGCCACCAGCAGAGGGCTCAAGATACGAACGccttcctccaaacacagagCCAGCTTCGACAGCAATAAGTTCAAAGGTTACGATGAGGGCATCAGCGATGATGACACAGTGGATGTAGAGTTGGCCAGTCCGATGACGAGCCAGCCAGGAGGGCAGAGGCCAGCAAGCCTGGGTGTCTTCCACCACCAGCAGGCTGCCATGACCCCCGGCGAGCAGCAGACTCAGCTTGCAGCCCAGCTCAGAGTCAAAGTGTCAACCACCACCTCCCACCAGCCCACCTCCAAGCTGCCTGTGGGCCTCTCCTCTGGGTCTCCAGTACCCCACAGCCTCCCAGAGTCATCCCCCAGGGTGTCCTCTTCCTCGGAGCCTCtggctcccctctcctccaccggCCGCTCCTCCACCGGCCGttcctccacccccacctccaccagcTCCTCCTCCTTCGTGTCGTCGGCCTCCTCCGACGAGGAGCTGGACGAGGAGATTTTGCATATTATCTCCAACGCCAACTTCGACACCATGCCCATGGACTGCTCCACTCTGGACAAAGACTTTGACGCTACATTTCACACCAACTCAGGATCCCACTTCGATTTCCCTGATTACTGCACCCCGGAAGTGAATGAGATGATATCTGGGGACTTGCTGGTGCCCAGTATCTCTGACCTGGTGTTCACCTACTGA